Proteins from a single region of Thermoanaerobaculales bacterium:
- the dtd gene encoding D-aminoacyl-tRNA deacylase: MKLVIQRVSRAEVRVAGAAVGRIGAGMAVLVGLERGDGDEQLERAARRLTTLRIFEDDGGRINRGVDEVGGELLLVSQFTLAGSIRRGRRPSFDRAMPADAAQPLFDRFVARLRAEGLTVETGRFGALMEVEMVNDGPVTLLWDDPPSSADAE; encoded by the coding sequence GTGAAGCTGGTGATCCAGCGGGTGTCGCGCGCCGAGGTTCGAGTGGCGGGCGCCGCGGTCGGCCGGATCGGGGCCGGCATGGCCGTGCTGGTCGGCCTCGAGCGGGGCGACGGCGACGAGCAGCTCGAGCGGGCCGCCCGCCGCCTGACCACCCTGCGCATCTTCGAGGACGACGGCGGCCGGATCAACCGCGGCGTCGACGAGGTCGGCGGCGAGCTGCTGCTGGTCTCCCAGTTCACCCTCGCCGGGTCGATTCGCAGGGGCCGGCGGCCGAGCTTCGACCGTGCGATGCCGGCCGACGCGGCCCAGCCGCTGTTCGACCGGTTCGTGGCGCGGCTGCGCGCCGAGGGGCTGACCGTCGAGACCGGGAGGTTCGGGGCGCTGATGGAGGTCGAGATGGTGAACGATGGGCCGGTCACCCTGCTCTGGGATGACCCGCCTTCCAGCGCCGACGCTGAGTAG
- a CDS encoding S41 family peptidase — MKPRRWQVPLIVVTTVVLVASATGALFGERSIPDSETTVVTRASRIVDGMLEWLPDETAPDDLIYDGIHGMLEVLDPHSNYMDPRSFQQMRARQEGSFFGIGIIIARRDGNVTVIAPMAGTPAAQMGLRAGDVIAAVGGEPTEELNLDEVVDRVRGPEGSAVLLTIRRPGLATPFDVEITRARIPQDSVRFAFMLQPGIGYIRLSEFTSTSVREVGDAMNVLRDQGMTDLIFDLRNNPGGQLDAAVGISNFFLREGQLIVSTRGRTPDSVSRLTAPGRGRPFEGPLVVLVNEGSASASEIVAGAVQDHDRGLVVGETTWGKGLVQTVFTVRDTGLALTTARYYTPSGRSIQRDYDSFIDYVTHRNGSPDEPGNTFETDAGRSVLGGGGIAPDVEVVGRPFSEELVLLYGDTAFFRFAIQLLQDVPESEKAEFGARFAVDDAVLDRFLEWVASEEILTADALAALRSDAQGMDDAARGIRIEILNATQGLEAGYREAVESDDQIEAALGLLPDAQDMWRVWQERVQKERV; from the coding sequence ATGAAGCCCCGCCGCTGGCAAGTGCCGCTGATCGTCGTCACCACCGTCGTGCTCGTCGCGTCCGCCACCGGCGCACTGTTCGGCGAGCGCTCGATCCCCGACAGCGAGACGACCGTCGTGACGCGCGCGTCGCGCATCGTCGACGGCATGCTCGAGTGGCTGCCCGACGAGACTGCGCCCGACGACCTCATCTACGACGGCATCCACGGCATGCTCGAGGTGCTCGACCCGCACTCCAACTACATGGACCCACGCTCGTTCCAGCAGATGCGGGCGCGGCAGGAGGGGTCGTTCTTCGGCATCGGCATCATCATCGCGCGCCGTGACGGCAACGTGACCGTCATCGCGCCGATGGCCGGGACGCCGGCCGCCCAGATGGGCCTGCGCGCCGGCGACGTCATCGCGGCCGTCGGCGGCGAGCCGACCGAGGAGCTGAATCTCGACGAGGTGGTCGATCGGGTCCGCGGGCCCGAGGGCTCGGCGGTCCTGCTGACCATCCGGCGGCCCGGGCTCGCCACTCCCTTCGATGTGGAGATCACCAGGGCCAGGATCCCGCAGGATTCCGTGCGCTTCGCCTTCATGCTGCAGCCCGGCATCGGCTACATCCGGCTCTCCGAGTTCACATCGACCAGCGTCCGCGAGGTCGGCGACGCGATGAATGTGCTCCGCGACCAGGGCATGACCGACCTCATCTTCGACCTCCGCAACAACCCGGGCGGCCAGCTCGACGCTGCGGTCGGGATCTCGAACTTCTTCCTCCGCGAGGGCCAGCTCATCGTGTCGACGCGGGGCCGCACTCCCGACAGCGTCTCGAGGTTGACCGCGCCCGGGCGCGGCCGGCCCTTCGAGGGGCCGCTGGTGGTCCTCGTCAACGAGGGCTCGGCGTCGGCGTCAGAGATTGTCGCCGGCGCGGTGCAGGACCACGATCGCGGGCTGGTGGTCGGCGAGACCACCTGGGGCAAGGGCCTCGTGCAGACCGTGTTCACGGTTCGCGACACCGGGCTGGCGCTGACCACGGCCCGCTACTACACCCCTTCCGGGCGCAGCATCCAGCGCGACTACGACTCGTTCATCGACTACGTGACCCACCGCAACGGGTCCCCGGACGAGCCCGGGAACACCTTCGAGACCGACGCCGGGCGGTCGGTGCTCGGCGGCGGCGGGATCGCCCCCGACGTCGAGGTGGTCGGCCGGCCGTTCTCGGAGGAGCTGGTGCTGCTCTACGGCGACACCGCGTTCTTCCGCTTCGCGATCCAGCTGCTCCAGGACGTCCCAGAGAGCGAGAAGGCGGAGTTCGGAGCGCGCTTTGCGGTCGACGATGCGGTCCTCGACCGCTTCCTCGAGTGGGTCGCCAGCGAGGAGATCCTGACAGCCGACGCGTTGGCGGCGCTGCGCTCCGATGCGCAGGGCATGGACGACGCCGCCCGCGGCATCCGGATCGAGATCCTCAACGCGACCCAGGGCCTGGAGGCCGGCTACCGGGAGGCGGTCGAGTCCGACGACCAGATCGAAGCCGCGCTCGGCCTGCTGCCCGACGCCCAGGACATGTGGCGGGTCTGGCAGGAGCGCGTTCAGAAGGAGAGGGTCTAG
- the tatA gene encoding twin-arginine translocase TatA/TatE family subunit — protein sequence MFGPLGVPEVILIFVVALLLFGPRKMPQIGRSLGRAIGEFRRASNEFKRTIEDEVAADEIRSVERELKEIRSAGEEVLRPSDSPAPQAEPPAGDTGPS from the coding sequence GTGTTCGGTCCGCTCGGGGTGCCGGAGGTGATCCTGATCTTCGTCGTGGCCCTGCTGCTGTTCGGGCCGCGCAAGATGCCGCAGATCGGCCGCTCGCTCGGCCGCGCGATCGGCGAGTTCCGCCGCGCCTCCAACGAGTTCAAGCGCACCATCGAGGACGAGGTCGCCGCCGACGAGATCCGTTCGGTGGAGCGCGAGCTGAAGGAGATCCGGTCGGCCGGCGAGGAGGTCCTCCGCCCGTCCGATTCTCCCGCTCCGCAGGCGGAGCCTCCCGCGGGAGACACGGGCCCGTCGTGA
- the tatC gene encoding twin-arginine translocase subunit TatC, whose product MTPPVDELPDDGEEPGDELPRMTLLEHLDELRRRIFSSIIALLIAFLVCWYFSPQIFSWLERPIREVLPAGEKLAFTDLTAPFMLYIKVALLAALFVASPVLLTQVWLFIRPGLYRRERRLALPFVVFTTLFFLLGGYFGYRIAFPLVVRFLLGVGENFKQVVTIQSYFSMMTKILLGLGLVFEMPMLIFFLARLGLVTARKLIKWFRWAVLAIFVAAAIITPTPDVATQTVFAVPMVLLYLLGVVVAALFGKKADAE is encoded by the coding sequence GTGACGCCGCCGGTCGACGAGCTGCCGGACGACGGGGAGGAGCCGGGTGACGAGCTGCCCCGGATGACGTTGCTCGAGCACCTCGACGAGCTGCGGCGCCGGATCTTCAGCTCGATCATCGCGCTCCTGATCGCGTTTCTGGTTTGCTGGTACTTCTCCCCGCAGATCTTCTCCTGGCTGGAGCGCCCGATCAGGGAGGTGCTGCCGGCGGGCGAGAAGCTGGCCTTCACGGACCTCACCGCGCCGTTCATGCTCTACATCAAGGTCGCGCTGCTGGCGGCCCTGTTCGTGGCCTCGCCGGTGCTGCTCACCCAGGTGTGGCTGTTCATCAGGCCGGGTCTCTACCGGCGCGAGCGCAGGCTGGCGCTGCCGTTCGTCGTGTTCACCACGCTGTTCTTCCTGCTCGGCGGGTACTTCGGCTACCGGATCGCGTTCCCGCTGGTCGTGCGCTTCCTGCTCGGGGTCGGCGAGAACTTCAAGCAGGTGGTGACCATCCAGTCCTACTTCTCGATGATGACCAAGATCCTGCTCGGCCTCGGCCTGGTGTTCGAGATGCCGATGCTGATCTTCTTCCTCGCGAGGCTGGGACTGGTGACGGCGCGCAAGCTGATCAAGTGGTTCCGCTGGGCGGTGCTCGCCATCTTCGTCGCCGCGGCGATCATCACGCCGACGCCGGACGTCGCCACCCAGACCGTTTTCGCGGTCCCGATGGTCCTTCTCTACCTGCTCGGCGTCGTCGTGGCGGCGCTGTTCGGCAAGAAGGCGGACGCGGAGTGA
- the rplS gene encoding 50S ribosomal protein L19: MDVIRDATQQYLRADIPDFRPGDTVKVNVRLREGEKERIQVFEGLVIARRHGGVSETFTVRKISSGIGVERTFPLHSPIVAGVEIARRGRVRRAKLYYIRALRGKAARIRERARTS, from the coding sequence ATGGACGTCATTCGTGACGCGACGCAGCAGTACCTCAGGGCCGACATCCCCGACTTCCGGCCCGGCGACACCGTGAAGGTCAACGTTCGTCTCAGGGAGGGCGAGAAGGAACGCATCCAGGTCTTCGAGGGCCTGGTCATCGCCCGCAGGCACGGCGGCGTGTCGGAGACGTTCACCGTCCGCAAGATCTCCTCCGGGATCGGCGTCGAGCGGACCTTCCCGCTCCACTCACCGATCGTCGCCGGGGTTGAGATCGCCCGCCGGGGGCGGGTGCGCAGGGCCAAGCTCTACTACATCCGCGCGCTCCGCGGCAAGGCGGCACGCATCAGAGAGCGGGCCCGGACCAGCTGA
- a CDS encoding ribonuclease HII: MRRRCLGANDRRLLRGASCVVGIDEVGRGCLAGPVVVCGVRFEAIAAQPLIQDSKTLTARQREQAAEWVVRSCADWLVLEVWVEVIDRLSILQAVRLAMRACVRTLARPGSAVVVDGVELAEEGLGIQSPVRADATFFSVAAASIVAKVHRDRLMVELDGRNPGWGWRQNKGYGTAEHRRALESAGRSYLHRKTFQWSPVLP, translated from the coding sequence ATGCGGCGACGGTGCCTTGGCGCGAACGACCGGCGGCTCCTGCGCGGCGCCTCGTGCGTCGTCGGCATCGACGAGGTAGGCCGGGGCTGCCTCGCCGGCCCGGTGGTGGTGTGCGGCGTCCGCTTCGAGGCGATCGCTGCCCAACCGCTCATCCAGGACTCCAAGACGCTGACCGCCCGCCAGCGGGAGCAAGCGGCGGAGTGGGTCGTGCGGAGCTGCGCCGACTGGCTCGTGCTCGAGGTCTGGGTCGAGGTCATCGACCGTCTCAGCATCCTGCAGGCGGTGCGCCTCGCGATGCGGGCCTGCGTGCGGACCCTCGCGCGCCCGGGCTCGGCGGTCGTCGTCGACGGGGTCGAGCTCGCCGAGGAGGGGCTGGGAATCCAGTCACCGGTGCGCGCCGACGCGACCTTCTTCAGCGTCGCGGCGGCGTCGATCGTGGCCAAGGTCCACCGCGACCGGCTGATGGTGGAATTGGACGGCCGGAACCCGGGTTGGGGATGGCGGCAGAACAAGGGATACGGCACCGCGGAGCACCGCCGCGCCCTCGAGTCCGCAGGGCGCAGCTATCTGCACCGTAAGACTTTCCAATGGTCGCCTGTGTTACCATGA
- a CDS encoding tetratricopeptide repeat protein, whose translation MAARRDKMLRDAEKLVQKGKLDVAIQEYEKVLKAYPTDVNTINKVGDLYLRVGRVDRSIELYERIADHFTQDGFATKAIAILKKINRLAPQRLDIFDRLADLYIQQGLVVEAKNQYQILADWYAKKGDNRRAVEIHRKLVQLDPSNHMAHLRLADMLFQLREVDQAIEVYDRLGRVLLERGKLDEAERLYRHALDQNPPQGEFLLPLCEALLGAGRTATARELVDAAFRRSPDSFGLQSIKVRTHLTFGEADEALALARRVVQARPDSSAAQTLLGRALMLDGRHAEARDTMLPAGEDLLRRGEFSEARSVADALAEIFPNDLQVLGLAVRAYRHTADRGALLALVGRLADLCHGAQKHDQAERLYMELLTADPSNDQARRRIAEIRKVEPQQVVVARPAAPEVLPEIVEVDPNEQTGQVARTGFDPEERLGEARVFAKYGLLDKASAHLEEILRHHPNHVESRQALVDLLVDRGDIPTATAVARPLYEAYRKAGDAASLASLATLIPSLVRGSPAAPAHREPDDEVIILDLDEPLEASGYESHVEVAGTAGGGLVFDLDAVGGNVGVIELDEEAVEPKPPERPKMRARPRAAPAQPGPLARALDQLDSFIEHDLHEDAIRLLGQLEQDHPNDPEVADRRLSLKAKGVLLEEVVAVPTGGPEELFADEAESFIDLAKELELELAEEEAMVEEATGRGKEEAILEEVFREFQKGVQEQLSEEDTDTHFNLGIAYKEMGLLPEAIREFQVAARDPGLFVECCSMVGTCYMEQGMWGQAADWYQKALGAPNLTPEAQLALRYDLAASLESAGDVDRAVGLYQEVVALSPDYRDVSVRLDALSSGQ comes from the coding sequence ATGGCTGCGCGACGGGACAAGATGCTCAGGGACGCCGAAAAGCTCGTCCAGAAGGGCAAGCTCGACGTGGCGATTCAGGAGTACGAGAAGGTCCTGAAGGCATACCCGACCGACGTCAACACCATCAACAAGGTCGGGGACCTGTATCTGAGGGTCGGCCGGGTCGACCGGTCAATCGAGCTCTACGAGCGGATCGCCGATCACTTCACCCAGGACGGCTTCGCGACCAAGGCGATCGCGATCCTCAAGAAGATCAATCGCCTCGCGCCGCAGCGGCTCGACATCTTCGATCGACTTGCCGATCTGTACATCCAGCAGGGCCTCGTGGTCGAGGCCAAGAACCAGTACCAAATCCTCGCCGACTGGTACGCCAAGAAGGGCGACAACCGGCGGGCGGTCGAGATCCACCGCAAGCTGGTTCAACTGGACCCGTCCAACCACATGGCCCATCTCCGCCTCGCCGACATGCTGTTCCAGCTGCGCGAGGTCGACCAGGCGATCGAGGTCTACGACCGCCTCGGGCGCGTGCTGCTCGAGCGGGGCAAGCTCGACGAGGCCGAGCGGCTCTACCGGCACGCCCTCGACCAGAACCCCCCACAGGGGGAGTTCCTGCTGCCGCTGTGCGAGGCGCTGCTCGGCGCCGGTCGCACCGCGACCGCCCGCGAGCTCGTCGATGCCGCGTTCCGGCGGTCGCCCGACTCGTTCGGGCTGCAGTCGATCAAGGTCCGCACCCACCTCACCTTCGGCGAGGCAGACGAGGCGCTCGCGCTGGCGCGGAGGGTCGTCCAGGCGAGGCCGGACTCCAGCGCCGCGCAGACCCTGCTCGGCCGCGCGCTGATGCTCGACGGCCGTCACGCCGAGGCGCGCGACACGATGCTGCCGGCTGGCGAGGACCTGCTCCGCCGCGGCGAGTTCTCGGAGGCCCGCTCGGTGGCGGACGCGCTCGCCGAGATCTTCCCCAACGACCTGCAGGTCCTGGGCCTGGCGGTCCGAGCCTACCGGCACACCGCGGACCGGGGCGCCCTCCTCGCCCTCGTGGGACGGCTCGCGGACCTCTGCCACGGCGCGCAGAAGCACGACCAGGCGGAGCGCCTGTACATGGAGCTGCTGACGGCGGACCCCAGCAACGACCAGGCCCGGCGCCGGATTGCCGAGATCCGGAAGGTCGAGCCGCAGCAGGTCGTCGTGGCCCGGCCCGCCGCGCCCGAGGTGCTCCCGGAGATCGTCGAGGTCGATCCCAACGAGCAGACCGGGCAGGTTGCCCGGACGGGGTTCGACCCCGAAGAGCGGCTGGGCGAGGCCAGGGTTTTCGCCAAGTACGGGCTGCTCGACAAGGCGTCCGCGCACCTCGAGGAGATCCTCCGGCACCATCCCAACCACGTGGAGTCGCGGCAGGCGCTGGTGGACCTCCTGGTCGATCGCGGCGACATTCCGACCGCCACCGCTGTGGCGCGCCCCCTCTACGAGGCCTACCGCAAGGCCGGTGACGCGGCGTCGCTCGCGTCGCTGGCGACGTTGATCCCGTCGCTGGTGCGCGGGTCGCCGGCGGCTCCGGCGCACAGAGAGCCGGACGACGAGGTCATCATCCTCGACCTCGACGAGCCGCTGGAGGCCTCCGGGTACGAGAGCCATGTCGAGGTCGCAGGGACAGCGGGCGGCGGCCTCGTCTTCGATCTCGATGCGGTCGGCGGCAACGTCGGTGTCATCGAGCTGGACGAGGAGGCGGTCGAGCCGAAGCCGCCCGAGCGGCCGAAGATGCGCGCCAGGCCGAGGGCCGCGCCGGCGCAGCCGGGACCGCTCGCCAGGGCGCTCGACCAACTCGACTCGTTCATCGAGCACGACCTCCACGAGGACGCGATCCGGCTGCTCGGCCAGCTCGAGCAGGATCACCCGAACGATCCGGAGGTGGCGGACCGGCGGCTCTCGCTCAAGGCCAAGGGCGTGCTCCTCGAAGAGGTGGTTGCGGTACCGACCGGCGGTCCCGAGGAGCTGTTTGCCGACGAGGCAGAGTCCTTCATCGACCTCGCCAAGGAGCTCGAGCTCGAGCTCGCCGAGGAAGAGGCGATGGTCGAGGAAGCCACTGGCCGCGGCAAGGAGGAGGCGATCCTCGAGGAGGTGTTCCGCGAGTTCCAGAAGGGAGTTCAGGAGCAGCTCTCCGAGGAGGACACCGACACCCACTTCAATCTCGGCATCGCGTACAAGGAGATGGGCCTGCTCCCGGAGGCGATCCGCGAGTTCCAGGTGGCGGCGCGCGATCCGGGGCTGTTCGTCGAGTGCTGCTCGATGGTCGGTACGTGCTACATGGAGCAGGGGATGTGGGGCCAGGCGGCCGACTGGTACCAGAAGGCGCTCGGCGCGCCCAACTTGACTCCCGAGGCCCAGCTCGCGCTGCGATACGACCTCGCGGCGTCGCTCGAGTCGGCCGGCGATGTCGACCGGGCGGTCGGCCTCTACCAGGAGGTGGTGGCGCTGAGCCCGGACTACCGCGACGTGTCGGTGCGCCTCGACGCGCTCTCGAGCGGGCAGTAG
- the nth gene encoding endonuclease III encodes MTRWTRARILELERRLVRFREACRPTTLAEVEHASRSPYALLVSCVISLRTRDQVTAVASRRLLELAPDPGRLAALSERTIAKAIYPAGFYPTKARQLREIGRTIEERHGGAVPADEAALLALPGVGRKTANLVLGLGFGIPAICVDTHVHRISNRLGVVETSSPHATELALRSVLPRALWIPINDLLVTFGQNRCHPVSPRCNGCPLDDLCPRIGVTRHR; translated from the coding sequence GTGACCCGCTGGACCCGGGCTCGCATCCTCGAGCTCGAGCGCCGGCTCGTGCGGTTCCGCGAGGCTTGCCGGCCGACCACCCTCGCCGAGGTCGAGCACGCCTCGCGGTCGCCGTACGCCCTGCTGGTGTCGTGCGTGATTTCCCTGCGCACCCGCGACCAGGTCACCGCCGTGGCCAGCCGCCGCCTGCTCGAGCTGGCGCCGGACCCGGGCAGGTTGGCCGCGCTGTCGGAGCGCACGATCGCCAAGGCCATCTACCCGGCCGGCTTCTACCCGACCAAGGCGCGCCAGCTGCGCGAAATCGGCCGCACCATCGAGGAGCGGCACGGCGGCGCGGTCCCGGCCGACGAGGCGGCGCTGCTGGCGCTGCCCGGCGTCGGTCGCAAGACCGCCAACCTGGTGCTGGGGCTCGGCTTCGGGATCCCCGCGATCTGCGTCGACACCCACGTCCACCGGATCTCCAACCGCCTGGGCGTGGTCGAGACGTCGTCCCCGCACGCGACCGAGCTGGCCCTGCGGTCCGTGCTCCCCCGCGCCCTGTGGATCCCGATCAACGACCTGCTGGTGACCTTCGGCCAGAACCGCTGCCACCCGGTGTCGCCGCGGTGCAACGGCTGCCCGCTCGACGACCTGTGCCCGCGCATCGGAGTCACCCGCCACAGGTAG
- the metK gene encoding methionine adenosyltransferase, translating into MAPNGRHVFTSESVTEGHPDKVADQISDAILDAVLKDDPNGRVACETLVTTGLAFIAGEITTNTYVDFPRLVRETIRDIGYTRAKYGFDYETCAVVSSIDPQSPDIALGVDAGGAGDQGLMFGYATSETPELMPMPLMLAHKLAMRLAELRRQGKVKWLRPDGKSQVSIEYEGCVPRRVEAVVVSCQHADSVAIEELRDEIRQRVIHAVIPESMMDERTKVFINPTGRFVTGGPQGDCGLTGRKIIVDTYGGVGSHGGGSYSGKDPSKVDRSASYMARHIAKNVVAAGLADRAEVQVAYAIGVADPVSLMVDSLGTGRVPDALLTTAVREVFPLTPRGIISYLDLLRPIYKKTAAYGHFGRNDPDFTWERTDRADDLRAACKE; encoded by the coding sequence ATGGCGCCCAACGGCCGGCACGTGTTCACCTCGGAGTCGGTGACCGAGGGTCATCCCGACAAGGTCGCGGACCAGATCTCCGACGCCATTCTCGACGCCGTCCTCAAGGACGACCCCAATGGGCGCGTCGCGTGCGAGACGCTGGTCACCACCGGGCTGGCGTTCATCGCCGGCGAGATCACGACCAACACCTACGTCGACTTTCCGCGGCTGGTCCGGGAGACGATCCGCGACATCGGCTACACGCGCGCCAAGTACGGCTTCGACTACGAGACCTGCGCCGTCGTCTCCTCGATCGACCCGCAGTCGCCCGACATCGCCCTCGGGGTCGACGCCGGCGGCGCCGGCGACCAGGGCCTGATGTTCGGTTACGCGACCAGCGAGACGCCGGAGCTGATGCCGATGCCGCTGATGCTCGCCCACAAGCTGGCGATGCGGCTCGCCGAGCTGCGCCGCCAGGGCAAGGTCAAGTGGCTGCGGCCGGACGGCAAGAGCCAGGTCTCGATCGAGTACGAGGGCTGCGTGCCGCGCCGGGTCGAGGCGGTTGTGGTGTCGTGCCAGCATGCCGACAGCGTCGCAATCGAAGAGCTGCGCGACGAGATCCGGCAGCGGGTCATCCACGCCGTGATCCCGGAGTCGATGATGGACGAGCGGACCAAGGTCTTCATCAACCCGACCGGGCGCTTCGTCACCGGCGGTCCGCAGGGAGACTGCGGCCTGACCGGCCGCAAGATCATCGTCGACACCTACGGCGGCGTCGGCTCGCACGGCGGCGGCTCCTACTCCGGCAAGGACCCGTCCAAGGTCGACCGCTCGGCGTCCTACATGGCGCGCCACATCGCGAAGAACGTGGTGGCGGCCGGCCTCGCCGACCGCGCCGAGGTGCAGGTCGCGTACGCGATCGGCGTCGCCGACCCGGTGTCGCTCATGGTCGACAGCCTCGGCACCGGGAGGGTGCCGGACGCGCTCCTGACCACGGCGGTGCGGGAGGTGTTCCCGCTGACGCCGCGTGGGATCATCTCCTATCTCGACCTGCTCCGGCCGATCTACAAGAAGACGGCGGCGTACGGCCACTTCGGCCGCAACGACCCGGACTTCACGTGGGAGCGGACGGACCGGGCCGACGACCTGCGTGCGGCGTGCAAGGAATGA
- a CDS encoding ATP-binding protein, whose translation MSSLTTRLIGERGSLQRQYSLATALFAVLVLAIILLYGHFIAQSLSRSYLEDVLITGREEAERIAEELGGESAAEFFDVVERRREVLRKTLEGLPQREVFETVEVRDKNGELRYVSRFQATADLSHGPVGEIELGSDLSDQQVTETENTYQLAVPLGEVGEVVVSVSKARVAERINRLRSELLSRTFTAAAITLTTLVIAFVLVWHLIQRTRRLEETAREAEDMAALGTLAANLAHEIRNPLNSINLNLELLEEDVSGQDPEVTGSLTTTRREVDRLARLVSDFLAYARPSEAVLTEVRVRALLEDVLGFLRAEATSLGVHLRIVPEIPDAALLTDDGQLRQVLLNLVLNAIQAVAGLEPDRRVVELAAAEEDGSVTLVVRDRGPGIPADELPRVRAAFYTRRRGGTGLGLAIADRFVSSLGGHIDLVNLEGHGFEARIFLPLDPRDGKMSG comes from the coding sequence GTGTCCTCACTGACGACGCGGTTGATCGGCGAGCGGGGGTCGCTGCAGCGGCAGTACTCCCTCGCCACCGCGCTGTTCGCGGTCCTGGTGCTCGCGATCATCCTGCTCTACGGGCACTTCATCGCCCAGTCGCTGTCCCGCAGCTACCTCGAGGACGTCCTGATCACCGGCCGCGAGGAGGCGGAGCGGATCGCGGAGGAGCTCGGCGGCGAGAGCGCCGCGGAGTTCTTCGACGTGGTGGAGCGGCGGCGCGAGGTCCTCAGGAAGACCCTCGAGGGGCTGCCCCAGCGCGAGGTCTTCGAGACCGTCGAGGTCCGCGACAAGAACGGCGAGCTGCGGTACGTGTCCCGGTTCCAGGCCACGGCTGACCTCTCGCACGGCCCGGTCGGCGAGATCGAGCTCGGCTCCGACCTGTCGGACCAGCAGGTCACCGAGACCGAGAACACCTACCAGCTCGCGGTCCCGCTCGGCGAGGTGGGCGAGGTCGTGGTCAGCGTCAGCAAGGCGCGAGTCGCCGAGCGGATCAACCGGCTGCGATCGGAGCTGCTGTCGCGCACCTTCACCGCCGCGGCCATCACGCTGACCACTCTGGTCATCGCATTCGTCCTGGTGTGGCACCTGATCCAGCGCACCCGGCGCCTCGAGGAGACGGCCCGCGAGGCCGAGGACATGGCGGCGCTCGGCACGCTGGCCGCGAACCTGGCGCACGAAATCCGCAACCCGTTGAACTCGATCAACCTCAACCTCGAGCTGCTCGAGGAGGACGTGTCGGGGCAGGACCCCGAGGTGACCGGATCGCTGACGACCACGCGCCGCGAGGTCGACCGGCTGGCGCGCCTGGTGAGCGACTTCCTGGCCTACGCGCGTCCGTCGGAGGCTGTGCTCACCGAGGTCCGCGTGCGGGCGCTGCTCGAGGACGTGCTCGGCTTCCTTCGCGCGGAGGCGACGAGCCTGGGCGTTCACCTGCGGATCGTTCCTGAGATCCCCGACGCCGCGCTGCTCACTGACGACGGCCAGCTCAGGCAGGTGCTGCTCAACCTCGTGCTCAACGCGATTCAGGCCGTGGCCGGCCTCGAGCCGGACCGCAGGGTCGTGGAGCTCGCCGCGGCGGAGGAGGACGGCTCGGTCACCCTCGTCGTCCGCGACCGCGGGCCGGGGATCCCAGCCGACGAGCTGCCGCGGGTCCGCGCCGCCTTCTACACCCGGCGGCGGGGAGGGACCGGCCTCGGGCTCGCGATTGCGGATCGCTTCGTGAGCTCGCTCGGCGGCCACATCGACCTGGTCAACCTCGAGGGGCACGGCTTCGAGGCGCGGATCTTCTTGCCGTTGGATCCCCGCGATGGCAAGATGAGCGGGTGA